The following proteins are co-located in the Vigna angularis cultivar LongXiaoDou No.4 chromosome 2, ASM1680809v1, whole genome shotgun sequence genome:
- the LOC108327050 gene encoding uncharacterized protein LOC108327050 isoform X3, which yields MSLQGAARDWFIYQHQPFGNWQEMQQRFLNKFFPAIKVASIRRAITVIAQFQEEGLDEYWKRFNMLYLSCPNHQISEALLLVYFYEGLLFEERMFVDVAAGGSLLDRTPTEARKLICKLAGENPIEN from the exons ATGTCCCTGCAAGGTGCAGCAAGAGACTGGTTCATCTACCAGCACCAACCTTTTGGGAATTGGCAAGAGATGCAGCAGAGGTTTCTGAACAAATTTTTCCCAGCAATCAAAGTGGCCAGTATCAGAAGGGCGATTACTGTCATTGCGCAATTTCAAGAAGAAGGCCTGGATGAGTACTGGAAGAGATTCAACATGCTCTACTTAAGCtgtccaaaccaccaaatttcaGAGGCATTGCTCTTAGTCTATTTTTATGAAGGCCTATTGTTTGAGGAGAGGATGTTTGTGGATGTTGCTGCTGGAGGATCTTTGCTGGACAGAACTCCAACAGAGGCAAGGAAGCTGATTTGCAAACTGGCCGGTGAGAATCCTATTGAG AATTAA
- the LOC108328291 gene encoding cysteine-rich receptor-like protein kinase 7 isoform X1 yields MNSMRVLWKMNRSMVWNLFKLIFLWITFFNLATRQATAAVQLNRYCSEERNNDNSTSQANLRTLLSSLSSNASAKGFYINTVPDTDSFDSDTVYGLFMCRGDLLACEDCVADATQSLSSDTNCSLSKSSVIWYDECMVRYSDHSFFSTMNTTPGYYICNVANISSDPSRFMSLLDDTMKQTAKEASGSSNRYFAKQENLAEAQTLYCLAQCTQDLSLQQCLDCLYSAIPNIPYWCDGKQGGRGLLPSCNIRYELYPFYRVTDEGPKGPVPETNYTNRDSEYSEDPGYISHNCSNKKLEADFQSNLRTLLFDLSSNATTSRYGFQTHEGTAYGLFRCRMDIHPHLCEQCIKNARDKITSDCGLASAEAVIWYNHCWLRYSDRNFFSAVETSPRFGNLNISNTSPIQSSVAYELSTQLAKVAYMTGDTENKFLTDESLRLNNEQRVFILGQCSSDLSSTGCSGCLSGMIGTAIPWSSLGSVGGRVLYPSCILRFELFRFYNLTPTTPSPPPPSPSAPPPSSPGESQSRTIILIIITSSIIVSGMLFTFWYYLIRRKIRKNKRTILQENFGQEISTIESLQFNLPIIEAATNNFSHDNKIGKGGFGEVYKGILYDGQSIAVKRLSRNSRQGIQEFKNEILLIAKLQHRNLVAFIGFCLDEQEKILIYEYVPNKSLDYFLFDTKQEKVLSWSERHKIIVGIAQGIVYLHEHSRLKVIHRDLKPSNVLLDENMNPKISDFGLARIVEIDQEEESTNRIIGTYGYMSPEYAMFGHFSEKSDVYSFGVMILEIISGKKNKGSHESRIADSLIKFVWRHQKDETTLNTLDSKLRENYSNIEVMRCIQIGILCVQEDPDARPTMVEIVSYLRSHTIELPPPQEPTFHLSRKINPIAAHESSSGQDGSNSIPYSINALSISEFYPR; encoded by the exons ATGAACAGTATGAGAGTGTTGTGGAAGATGAACAGAAGCATGGTCTGGAATCTCTTCAAGCTCATATTCCTTTGGATTACCTTCTTCAATCTCGCAACTCGTCAAGCAACGGCTGCTGTTCAGCTTAATCGATATTGCAGTGAAGAAAGAAACAATGACAACAGCACCTCTCAGGCGAACCTCAGGACCCTCCTCTCTTCCTTATCTTCCAATGCCAGCGCCAAGGGATTCTACATCAACACAGTCCCTGACACAGACTCCTTTGACAGTGACACGGTATATGGTCTTTTCATGTGCAGGGGTGATCTTCTCGCCTGCGAAGATTGCGTTGCAGACGCAACCCAGAGTCTGTCTTCAGACACAAACTGTTCCCTGTCCAAATCTAGTGTGATTTGGTACGACGAATGCATGGTTCGGTATTCCGACCACTCTTTCTTCTCCACTATGAACACAACTCCCGGATATTACATTTGCAATGTGGCCAATATCTCCTCCGACCCATCAAGATTCATGAGTTTGTTGGACGACACCATGAAACAAACTGCAAAAGAAGCATCCGGTTCTAGTAACAGGTATTTCGCAAAGCAAGAAAACTTAGCGGAAGCTCAGACTCTTTACTGTCTAGCTCAGTGCACACAAGACCTTTCACTCCAACAATGCTTAGACTGTCTTTATTCAGCAATACCTAATATTCCATACTGGTGTGACGGAAAGCAAGGAGGAAGAGGTCTGCTTCCCAGTTGTAACATCAGGTATGAATTGTACCCTTTCTACCGCGTTACCGATGAGGGACCAAAAGGACCCGTCCCAGAAACAAATTATACAAACAGAGATTCTGAATATTCAGAAGATCCTGGCTATATTTCTCACAACTGCTCAAACAAAAAACTTGAAGCTGATTTCCAATCAAACCTCCGAACCCTCCTCTTTGACTTGTCTTCCAACGCCACCACCTCTAGATATGGATTCCAGACGCATGAGGGAACGGCATATGGTCTCTTCAGGTGCCGTATGGACATTCACCCTCACCTCTGTGAACAATGCATAAAAAACGCAAGGGACAAAATAACCTCCGACTGTGGTTTGGCTTCTGCGGAGGCTGTAATATGGTACAATCACTGCTGGCTTCGCTATTCCGACAGAAATTTCTTCTCCGCCGTCGAAACAAGTCCGAGATTCGGGAATCTGAATATCAGCAACACCAGTCCGATACAGTCTTCTGTTGCTTATGAATTATCGACGCAGTTAGCTAAGGTTGCCTACATGACAGGAGACACTGAAAACAAATTCCTGACAGATGAATCTCTGAGATTGAATAATGAGCAAAGAGTGTTTATTCTTGGTCAATGCTCATCGGATCTATCAAGCACTGGTTGCAGTGGGTGCCTCAGTGGTATGATTGGAACGGCAATTCCGTGGAGCAGTTTGGGAAGCGTGGGTGGACGGGTTCTGTATCCGAGCTGTATTCTTCGCTTTGAATTGTTCCGGTTTTACAATCTCACGCCTACCACACCATCTCCTCCTCCTCCCTCACCATCTGCTCCTCCTCCTTCCTCACCAg GTGAAAGTCAATCAAGAACAATTATCTTGATCATTATTACTTCCAGCATAATTGTATCAGGAATGCTTTTCACCTTTTGGTATTATTTGATACGAAGAAAgatcagaaaaaataaaagaactatTCTTCAAGAGAATT ttggACAAGAAATTTCAACTATAGAATCTCTGCAATTCAATCTACCAATAATTGAAGCAGCAACAAATAACTTCTCACATGACAACAAAATCGGAAAAGGTGGATTTGGAGAAGTTTACAAG ggtATTCTTTATGATGGACAATCCATTGCTGTAAAGAGACTTTCAAGAAATTCTAGACAAGGCATACAAGAGTTTAAAAATGAGATTCTACTAATAGCCAAACTTCAACATAGAAATTTGGTGGCTTTCATAGGATTTTGTCTTGATGAACaagaaaaaatacttatttatgaATATGTGCCAAACAAGAGTCTAGACTACTTCTTATTTG atACTAAACAAGAAAAAGTTTTAAGTTGGAGTGAGCGTCACAAAATCATAGTTGGAATTGCTCAAGGAATTGTATATTTGCATGAACATTCTCGACTTAAAGTTATACATCGTGATCTTAAACCTAGTAATGTACTACTGGATGAAAATATGAATCCcaaaatttcagattttggaCTTGCTAGAATTGTTGAAATAGATCAAGAAGAGGAAAGTACAAATAGAATTATTGGCACATA TGGCTATATGTCTCCAGAGTATGCTATGTTTGGACACTTTTCTGAGAAATCTGATGTTTACAGTTTTGGTGTTATGATTCTAGAGATTATAAGTGGAAAAAAGAATAAAGGTTCACATGAATCTCGCATTGCTGACAGTCTTATAAAATTT GTTTGGAGACACCAGAAGGATGAAACAACATTGAACACATTAGATtcaaaattaagagaaaattattCTAACATTGAAGTCATGAGATGCATTCAAATTGGTATATTATGTGTTCAAGAAGATCCAGATGCTAGACCTACAATGGTAGAAATTGTTTCATATCTTAGAAGTCACACAATTGAGTTGCCGCCTCCACAAGAACCAACATTTCACTTGAGTCGTAAAATAAATCCAATTGCTGCACATGAATCAAGTTCAGGCCAAGATGGCAGCAACTCCATACCATATTCTATCAATGCCTTATCTATAAGTGAATTTTATCCTCGCTAG
- the LOC108327050 gene encoding uncharacterized protein LOC108327050 isoform X2 translates to MSLQGAARDWFIYQHQPFGNWQEMQQRFLNKFFPAIKVASIRRAITVIAQFQEEGLDEYWKRFNMLYLSCPNHQISEALLLVYFYEGLLFEERMFVDVAAGGSLLDRTPTEARKLICKLAGENPIEVAIAEPEQN, encoded by the exons ATGTCCCTGCAAGGTGCAGCAAGAGACTGGTTCATCTACCAGCACCAACCTTTTGGGAATTGGCAAGAGATGCAGCAGAGGTTTCTGAACAAATTTTTCCCAGCAATCAAAGTGGCCAGTATCAGAAGGGCGATTACTGTCATTGCGCAATTTCAAGAAGAAGGCCTGGATGAGTACTGGAAGAGATTCAACATGCTCTACTTAAGCtgtccaaaccaccaaatttcaGAGGCATTGCTCTTAGTCTATTTTTATGAAGGCCTATTGTTTGAGGAGAGGATGTTTGTGGATGTTGCTGCTGGAGGATCTTTGCTGGACAGAACTCCAACAGAGGCAAGGAAGCTGATTTGCAAACTGGCCGGTGAGAATCCTATTGAGGTAGCAATTGCAGAACCTGAGCAG AATTAA
- the LOC108328291 gene encoding cysteine-rich receptor-like protein kinase 7 isoform X2 codes for MNSMRVLWKMNRSMVWNLFKLIFLWITFFNLATRQATAAVQLNRYCSEERNNDNSTSQANLRTLLSSLSSNASAKGFYINTVPDTDSFDSDTVYGLFMCRGDLLACEDCVADATQSLSSDTNCSLSKSSVIWYDECMVRYSDHSFFSTMNTTPGYYICNVANISSDPSRFMSLLDDTMKQTAKEASGSSNRYFAKQENLAEAQTLYCLAQCTQDLSLQQCLDCLYSAIPNIPYWCDGKQGGRGLLPSCNIRYELYPFYRVTDEGPKGPVPETNYTNRDSEYSEDPGYISHNCSNKKLEADFQSNLRTLLFDLSSNATTSRYGFQTHEGTAYGLFRCRMDIHPHLCEQCIKNARDKITSDCGLASAEAVIWYNHCWLRYSDRNFFSAVETSPRFGNLNISNTSPIQSSVAYELSTQLAKVAYMTGDTENKFLTDESLRLNNEQRVFILGQCSSDLSSTGCSGCLSGMIGTAIPWSSLGSVGGRVLYPSCILRFELFRFYNLTPTTPSPPPPSPSAPPPSSPGESQSRTIILIIITSSIIVSGMLFTFWYYLIRRKIRKNKRTILQENFGQEISTIESLQFNLPIIEAATNNFSHDNKIGKGGFGEVYKGILYDGQSIAVKRLSRNSRQGIQEFKNEILLIAKLQHRNLVAFIGFCLDEQEKILIYEYVPNKSLDYFLFDTKQEKVLSWSERHKIIVGIAQGIVYLHEHSRLKVIHRDLKPSNVLLDENMNPKISDFGLARIVEIDQEEESTNRIIGTYFGVMILEIISGKKNKGSHESRIADSLIKFVWRHQKDETTLNTLDSKLRENYSNIEVMRCIQIGILCVQEDPDARPTMVEIVSYLRSHTIELPPPQEPTFHLSRKINPIAAHESSSGQDGSNSIPYSINALSISEFYPR; via the exons ATGAACAGTATGAGAGTGTTGTGGAAGATGAACAGAAGCATGGTCTGGAATCTCTTCAAGCTCATATTCCTTTGGATTACCTTCTTCAATCTCGCAACTCGTCAAGCAACGGCTGCTGTTCAGCTTAATCGATATTGCAGTGAAGAAAGAAACAATGACAACAGCACCTCTCAGGCGAACCTCAGGACCCTCCTCTCTTCCTTATCTTCCAATGCCAGCGCCAAGGGATTCTACATCAACACAGTCCCTGACACAGACTCCTTTGACAGTGACACGGTATATGGTCTTTTCATGTGCAGGGGTGATCTTCTCGCCTGCGAAGATTGCGTTGCAGACGCAACCCAGAGTCTGTCTTCAGACACAAACTGTTCCCTGTCCAAATCTAGTGTGATTTGGTACGACGAATGCATGGTTCGGTATTCCGACCACTCTTTCTTCTCCACTATGAACACAACTCCCGGATATTACATTTGCAATGTGGCCAATATCTCCTCCGACCCATCAAGATTCATGAGTTTGTTGGACGACACCATGAAACAAACTGCAAAAGAAGCATCCGGTTCTAGTAACAGGTATTTCGCAAAGCAAGAAAACTTAGCGGAAGCTCAGACTCTTTACTGTCTAGCTCAGTGCACACAAGACCTTTCACTCCAACAATGCTTAGACTGTCTTTATTCAGCAATACCTAATATTCCATACTGGTGTGACGGAAAGCAAGGAGGAAGAGGTCTGCTTCCCAGTTGTAACATCAGGTATGAATTGTACCCTTTCTACCGCGTTACCGATGAGGGACCAAAAGGACCCGTCCCAGAAACAAATTATACAAACAGAGATTCTGAATATTCAGAAGATCCTGGCTATATTTCTCACAACTGCTCAAACAAAAAACTTGAAGCTGATTTCCAATCAAACCTCCGAACCCTCCTCTTTGACTTGTCTTCCAACGCCACCACCTCTAGATATGGATTCCAGACGCATGAGGGAACGGCATATGGTCTCTTCAGGTGCCGTATGGACATTCACCCTCACCTCTGTGAACAATGCATAAAAAACGCAAGGGACAAAATAACCTCCGACTGTGGTTTGGCTTCTGCGGAGGCTGTAATATGGTACAATCACTGCTGGCTTCGCTATTCCGACAGAAATTTCTTCTCCGCCGTCGAAACAAGTCCGAGATTCGGGAATCTGAATATCAGCAACACCAGTCCGATACAGTCTTCTGTTGCTTATGAATTATCGACGCAGTTAGCTAAGGTTGCCTACATGACAGGAGACACTGAAAACAAATTCCTGACAGATGAATCTCTGAGATTGAATAATGAGCAAAGAGTGTTTATTCTTGGTCAATGCTCATCGGATCTATCAAGCACTGGTTGCAGTGGGTGCCTCAGTGGTATGATTGGAACGGCAATTCCGTGGAGCAGTTTGGGAAGCGTGGGTGGACGGGTTCTGTATCCGAGCTGTATTCTTCGCTTTGAATTGTTCCGGTTTTACAATCTCACGCCTACCACACCATCTCCTCCTCCTCCCTCACCATCTGCTCCTCCTCCTTCCTCACCAg GTGAAAGTCAATCAAGAACAATTATCTTGATCATTATTACTTCCAGCATAATTGTATCAGGAATGCTTTTCACCTTTTGGTATTATTTGATACGAAGAAAgatcagaaaaaataaaagaactatTCTTCAAGAGAATT ttggACAAGAAATTTCAACTATAGAATCTCTGCAATTCAATCTACCAATAATTGAAGCAGCAACAAATAACTTCTCACATGACAACAAAATCGGAAAAGGTGGATTTGGAGAAGTTTACAAG ggtATTCTTTATGATGGACAATCCATTGCTGTAAAGAGACTTTCAAGAAATTCTAGACAAGGCATACAAGAGTTTAAAAATGAGATTCTACTAATAGCCAAACTTCAACATAGAAATTTGGTGGCTTTCATAGGATTTTGTCTTGATGAACaagaaaaaatacttatttatgaATATGTGCCAAACAAGAGTCTAGACTACTTCTTATTTG atACTAAACAAGAAAAAGTTTTAAGTTGGAGTGAGCGTCACAAAATCATAGTTGGAATTGCTCAAGGAATTGTATATTTGCATGAACATTCTCGACTTAAAGTTATACATCGTGATCTTAAACCTAGTAATGTACTACTGGATGAAAATATGAATCCcaaaatttcagattttggaCTTGCTAGAATTGTTGAAATAGATCAAGAAGAGGAAAGTACAAATAGAATTATTGGCACATA TTTTGGTGTTATGATTCTAGAGATTATAAGTGGAAAAAAGAATAAAGGTTCACATGAATCTCGCATTGCTGACAGTCTTATAAAATTT GTTTGGAGACACCAGAAGGATGAAACAACATTGAACACATTAGATtcaaaattaagagaaaattattCTAACATTGAAGTCATGAGATGCATTCAAATTGGTATATTATGTGTTCAAGAAGATCCAGATGCTAGACCTACAATGGTAGAAATTGTTTCATATCTTAGAAGTCACACAATTGAGTTGCCGCCTCCACAAGAACCAACATTTCACTTGAGTCGTAAAATAAATCCAATTGCTGCACATGAATCAAGTTCAGGCCAAGATGGCAGCAACTCCATACCATATTCTATCAATGCCTTATCTATAAGTGAATTTTATCCTCGCTAG
- the LOC108328291 gene encoding cysteine-rich receptor-like protein kinase 7 isoform X3, with amino-acid sequence MNSMRVLWKMNRSMVWNLFKLIFLWITFFNLATRQATAAVQLNRYCSEERNNDNSTSQANLRTLLSSLSSNASAKGFYINTVPDTDSFDSDTVYGLFMCRGDLLACEDCVADATQSLSSDTNCSLSKSSVIWYDECMVRYSDHSFFSTMNTTPGYYICNVANISSDPSRFMSLLDDTMKQTAKEASGSSNRYFAKQENLAEAQTLYCLAQCTQDLSLQQCLDCLYSAIPNIPYWCDGKQGGRGLLPSCNIRYELYPFYRVTDEGPKGPVPETNYTNRDSEYSEDPGYISHNCSNKKLEADFQSNLRTLLFDLSSNATTSRYGFQTHEGTAYGLFRCRMDIHPHLCEQCIKNARDKITSDCGLASAEAVIWYNHCWLRYSDRNFFSAVETSPRFGNLNISNTSPIQSSVAYELSTQLAKVAYMTGDTENKFLTDESLRLNNEQRVFILGQCSSDLSSTGCSGCLSGMIGTAIPWSSLGSVGGRVLYPSCILRFELFRFYNLTPTTPSPPPPSPSAPPPSSPGESQSRTIILIIITSSIIVSGMLFTFWYYLIRRKIRKNKRTILQENFGQEISTIESLQFNLPIIEAATNNFSHDNKIGKGGFGEVYKGILYDGQSIAVKRLSRNSRQGIQEFKNEILLIAKLQHRNLVAFIGFCLDEQEKILIYEYVPNKSLDYFLFDFGLARIVEIDQEEESTNRIIGTYGYMSPEYAMFGHFSEKSDVYSFGVMILEIISGKKNKGSHESRIADSLIKFVWRHQKDETTLNTLDSKLRENYSNIEVMRCIQIGILCVQEDPDARPTMVEIVSYLRSHTIELPPPQEPTFHLSRKINPIAAHESSSGQDGSNSIPYSINALSISEFYPR; translated from the exons ATGAACAGTATGAGAGTGTTGTGGAAGATGAACAGAAGCATGGTCTGGAATCTCTTCAAGCTCATATTCCTTTGGATTACCTTCTTCAATCTCGCAACTCGTCAAGCAACGGCTGCTGTTCAGCTTAATCGATATTGCAGTGAAGAAAGAAACAATGACAACAGCACCTCTCAGGCGAACCTCAGGACCCTCCTCTCTTCCTTATCTTCCAATGCCAGCGCCAAGGGATTCTACATCAACACAGTCCCTGACACAGACTCCTTTGACAGTGACACGGTATATGGTCTTTTCATGTGCAGGGGTGATCTTCTCGCCTGCGAAGATTGCGTTGCAGACGCAACCCAGAGTCTGTCTTCAGACACAAACTGTTCCCTGTCCAAATCTAGTGTGATTTGGTACGACGAATGCATGGTTCGGTATTCCGACCACTCTTTCTTCTCCACTATGAACACAACTCCCGGATATTACATTTGCAATGTGGCCAATATCTCCTCCGACCCATCAAGATTCATGAGTTTGTTGGACGACACCATGAAACAAACTGCAAAAGAAGCATCCGGTTCTAGTAACAGGTATTTCGCAAAGCAAGAAAACTTAGCGGAAGCTCAGACTCTTTACTGTCTAGCTCAGTGCACACAAGACCTTTCACTCCAACAATGCTTAGACTGTCTTTATTCAGCAATACCTAATATTCCATACTGGTGTGACGGAAAGCAAGGAGGAAGAGGTCTGCTTCCCAGTTGTAACATCAGGTATGAATTGTACCCTTTCTACCGCGTTACCGATGAGGGACCAAAAGGACCCGTCCCAGAAACAAATTATACAAACAGAGATTCTGAATATTCAGAAGATCCTGGCTATATTTCTCACAACTGCTCAAACAAAAAACTTGAAGCTGATTTCCAATCAAACCTCCGAACCCTCCTCTTTGACTTGTCTTCCAACGCCACCACCTCTAGATATGGATTCCAGACGCATGAGGGAACGGCATATGGTCTCTTCAGGTGCCGTATGGACATTCACCCTCACCTCTGTGAACAATGCATAAAAAACGCAAGGGACAAAATAACCTCCGACTGTGGTTTGGCTTCTGCGGAGGCTGTAATATGGTACAATCACTGCTGGCTTCGCTATTCCGACAGAAATTTCTTCTCCGCCGTCGAAACAAGTCCGAGATTCGGGAATCTGAATATCAGCAACACCAGTCCGATACAGTCTTCTGTTGCTTATGAATTATCGACGCAGTTAGCTAAGGTTGCCTACATGACAGGAGACACTGAAAACAAATTCCTGACAGATGAATCTCTGAGATTGAATAATGAGCAAAGAGTGTTTATTCTTGGTCAATGCTCATCGGATCTATCAAGCACTGGTTGCAGTGGGTGCCTCAGTGGTATGATTGGAACGGCAATTCCGTGGAGCAGTTTGGGAAGCGTGGGTGGACGGGTTCTGTATCCGAGCTGTATTCTTCGCTTTGAATTGTTCCGGTTTTACAATCTCACGCCTACCACACCATCTCCTCCTCCTCCCTCACCATCTGCTCCTCCTCCTTCCTCACCAg GTGAAAGTCAATCAAGAACAATTATCTTGATCATTATTACTTCCAGCATAATTGTATCAGGAATGCTTTTCACCTTTTGGTATTATTTGATACGAAGAAAgatcagaaaaaataaaagaactatTCTTCAAGAGAATT ttggACAAGAAATTTCAACTATAGAATCTCTGCAATTCAATCTACCAATAATTGAAGCAGCAACAAATAACTTCTCACATGACAACAAAATCGGAAAAGGTGGATTTGGAGAAGTTTACAAG ggtATTCTTTATGATGGACAATCCATTGCTGTAAAGAGACTTTCAAGAAATTCTAGACAAGGCATACAAGAGTTTAAAAATGAGATTCTACTAATAGCCAAACTTCAACATAGAAATTTGGTGGCTTTCATAGGATTTTGTCTTGATGAACaagaaaaaatacttatttatgaATATGTGCCAAACAAGAGTCTAGACTACTTCTTATTTG attttggaCTTGCTAGAATTGTTGAAATAGATCAAGAAGAGGAAAGTACAAATAGAATTATTGGCACATA TGGCTATATGTCTCCAGAGTATGCTATGTTTGGACACTTTTCTGAGAAATCTGATGTTTACAGTTTTGGTGTTATGATTCTAGAGATTATAAGTGGAAAAAAGAATAAAGGTTCACATGAATCTCGCATTGCTGACAGTCTTATAAAATTT GTTTGGAGACACCAGAAGGATGAAACAACATTGAACACATTAGATtcaaaattaagagaaaattattCTAACATTGAAGTCATGAGATGCATTCAAATTGGTATATTATGTGTTCAAGAAGATCCAGATGCTAGACCTACAATGGTAGAAATTGTTTCATATCTTAGAAGTCACACAATTGAGTTGCCGCCTCCACAAGAACCAACATTTCACTTGAGTCGTAAAATAAATCCAATTGCTGCACATGAATCAAGTTCAGGCCAAGATGGCAGCAACTCCATACCATATTCTATCAATGCCTTATCTATAAGTGAATTTTATCCTCGCTAG
- the LOC108327050 gene encoding uncharacterized protein LOC108327050 isoform X1, with amino-acid sequence MSLQGAARDWFIYQHQPFGNWQEMQQRFLNKFFPAIKVASIRRAITVIAQFQEEGLDEYWKRFNMLYLSCPNHQISEALLLVYFYEGLLFEERMFVDVAAGGSLLDRTPTEARKLICKLAELKEIKNVEYTKAVIWEEESAERLGKISSLVPHTQQLPVEGEMLLQQRVGKEEGKEAMETLLERVGEHRRLKPISHFFTLLFYCSDRFLLIACIVIGSIVNSRIKNMLFFIST; translated from the exons ATGTCCCTGCAAGGTGCAGCAAGAGACTGGTTCATCTACCAGCACCAACCTTTTGGGAATTGGCAAGAGATGCAGCAGAGGTTTCTGAACAAATTTTTCCCAGCAATCAAAGTGGCCAGTATCAGAAGGGCGATTACTGTCATTGCGCAATTTCAAGAAGAAGGCCTGGATGAGTACTGGAAGAGATTCAACATGCTCTACTTAAGCtgtccaaaccaccaaatttcaGAGGCATTGCTCTTAGTCTATTTTTATGAAGGCCTATTGTTTGAGGAGAGGATGTTTGTGGATGTTGCTGCTGGAGGATCTTTGCTGGACAGAACTCCAACAGAGGCAAGGAAGCTGATTTGCAAACTGGCCG AATTAAAGGAAATAAAGAATGTTGAATACACTAAGGCAGTTATTTGGGAGGAGGAAAGTGCAGAAAGGCTTGGAAAGATCTCTAGCCTAGTGCCACACACACAACAGCTGCCAGTGGAAGGAGAGATGTTGCTGCAACAGAGAGTTGGGAAGGAGGAAGGCAAGGAAGCCATGGAGACACTGCTGGAAAGAGTGGGTGAGCATAGGAGATTAAAACCAATAAGCCATTTCTTTACCCTTCTCTTCTATTGTAGTGATAGGTTTTTATTAATAGCTTGCATAGTAATAGGTAGCATAGTAAATAGTAGgataaaaaatatgttgtttttcaTTTCAACATAA